One window from the genome of Nitrospira defluvii encodes:
- a CDS encoding FmdB family zinc ribbon protein, whose protein sequence is MPMYDYTCLECGKESLIVVTLKQHEKGEVQCPACGSTKLQQHFSSFIAHTTKKS, encoded by the coding sequence ATGCCCATGTATGACTATACCTGTCTGGAGTGCGGGAAAGAGTCGCTCATCGTGGTGACGTTGAAGCAACACGAGAAAGGCGAGGTGCAATGTCCGGCCTGCGGCAGCACCAAGTTACAGCAGCATTTCTCGTCCTTCATCGCCCACACGACGAAAAAAAGCTGA